One region of Oscillospiraceae bacterium genomic DNA includes:
- a CDS encoding SPFH domain-containing protein, with the protein MSTELIILVSVAFLLVFSLMVVLLKRYRKCPADKVMVIYGKVGQNKDGTARSAKCIHGGAAFIVPVVQSYAWLDLTPLSLSVDLRNALSRQNIRIDVPSRFTIGISTEQGVMQNAAERLLGLKQNEIQELASDIILGQLRLIIATMDIEEINTDRDKFLEAVSDNVETELKKIGLRLINVNITDISDESGYITALGREAAAKVINDAKKSVAEKDRDGAIGEANASRDKRVKVADAESMAITGENEAQVTIAMSNAARREKEAEASKIAIAAEKIQEAKALEEAYAAEKNAEVVRSQREKATLQADVITQAEIAKQRMELEAEAEAEQIRRRARGDADAIFLRKEAEARGLQELLLKQAAGLAEMVKAAGGDANDALKLMLTDKMEDLMRIQVDAIRDIT; encoded by the coding sequence ATGTCAACAGAACTCATTATTTTAGTCAGCGTTGCGTTTTTACTCGTTTTTTCTTTGATGGTTGTACTGCTTAAACGCTATCGGAAGTGTCCGGCCGATAAAGTGATGGTTATTTACGGTAAAGTGGGGCAGAACAAGGACGGCACGGCACGCAGTGCCAAGTGTATCCATGGTGGTGCGGCATTTATTGTACCTGTTGTGCAGTCATATGCATGGCTGGACTTGACGCCGCTATCGCTGTCGGTTGACTTGCGAAACGCGTTGTCACGGCAAAATATTCGTATTGACGTACCCAGCCGGTTTACCATTGGCATTTCGACTGAGCAAGGTGTTATGCAGAATGCTGCTGAGCGTTTGTTGGGGTTAAAACAGAATGAAATTCAAGAGTTGGCGAGCGATATTATTTTAGGTCAGCTGCGTTTGATTATTGCTACAATGGACATTGAGGAGATCAACACCGATCGTGATAAATTCCTTGAAGCCGTGTCGGACAACGTTGAAACCGAGCTGAAAAAAATTGGATTACGTTTGATTAACGTCAACATCACCGACATCAGTGATGAATCGGGTTATATTACGGCACTGGGACGCGAGGCGGCGGCCAAGGTCATTAACGATGCTAAAAAATCGGTTGCCGAAAAAGATCGCGATGGCGCAATCGGCGAAGCAAACGCCAGCCGCGACAAGCGTGTTAAGGTTGCTGATGCCGAGTCGATGGCAATCACGGGCGAAAACGAAGCGCAAGTGACCATTGCTATGAGTAATGCCGCGCGTCGTGAAAAAGAGGCGGAAGCGTCGAAGATTGCCATTGCTGCTGAGAAAATCCAAGAGGCAAAGGCACTTGAAGAAGCTTATGCTGCTGAGAAAAACGCAGAGGTGGTGCGTTCGCAGCGTGAGAAAGCCACATTGCAAGCTGACGTTATTACGCAAGCTGAAATTGCCAAACAACGTATGGAACTGGAAGCCGAAGCTGAAGCTGAGCAAATTCGTCGTCGCGCGCGAGGTGACGCCGATGCAATTTTCTTGCGTAAAGAGGCTGAGGCACGCGGTTTACAAGAACTGCTGCTCAAACAGGCTGCCGGTTTGGCAGAGATGGTTAAAGCCGCGGGCGGCGATGCCAATGACGCGTTGAAACTCATGCTGACTGACAAGATGGAAGACTTAATGCGCATTCAAGTTGACGCCATCCGGGATATTACGT
- a CDS encoding NfeD family protein, with the protein MVNWFNGLGTLAQVFAVVAIPATVLLVVQTIFTLFFGTLGGGTSDCDVGDDAGAAITDDGLHLFTVRGVIAFFCMFGWTGLVLEANDIHSALSVVIAAAVGVLFMILMAYIFATFMKLQANGAVEISTAIGASGTVYLPIPAARKGNGKVNVLASGRYMECTAMTDEEEALPTNTGVTVVDVSGNTLIVVRK; encoded by the coding sequence ATGGTCAATTGGTTTAACGGATTGGGTACATTGGCGCAAGTGTTTGCTGTTGTCGCCATTCCGGCAACAGTTTTATTGGTAGTTCAGACAATTTTTACTTTGTTTTTTGGTACGTTGGGTGGCGGCACTTCTGACTGTGATGTCGGTGATGATGCCGGTGCGGCGATTACTGACGATGGCTTACATCTTTTCACCGTACGCGGCGTGATTGCTTTCTTTTGCATGTTTGGCTGGACGGGGCTGGTGCTGGAAGCCAATGATATACATTCTGCATTATCGGTGGTGATTGCAGCAGCTGTTGGTGTGCTGTTTATGATTTTGATGGCATACATATTTGCTACATTTATGAAATTACAGGCAAATGGCGCTGTTGAAATTTCAACGGCCATTGGCGCGAGTGGTACAGTGTACTTGCCCATACCGGCGGCGCGCAAGGGAAACGGTAAAGTCAATGTTTTGGCGTCAGGTCGGTATATGGAGTGCACAGCTATGACGGATGAAGAGGAGGCATTGCCGACAAATACGGGGGTTACGGTTGTCGATGTATCGGGCAATACGTTGATTGTTGTACGCAAATAA
- a CDS encoding CarD family transcriptional regulator: MFSIGDNIVHPLHGAGTVSDISCQRINGVNREYYVLRIPLGDINVMVPVQGSEEIGVRAVIDAQTAEGLYEVMVGIEIEMTDNWNRRYRENMLRLKSGNLLEVSKVVKGLMAREARTKLSDAERKMMMSAKNILISELVLALDCSYEVVEERVVAALA, from the coding sequence ATGTTTAGCATTGGAGACAATATTGTGCATCCACTGCATGGCGCGGGCACAGTGTCGGACATTAGTTGTCAGCGCATCAACGGTGTCAATCGCGAATATTACGTCTTGCGCATTCCGTTGGGTGATATCAACGTCATGGTGCCGGTTCAAGGAAGCGAGGAAATTGGCGTACGCGCTGTGATTGATGCACAAACGGCTGAGGGGCTGTATGAAGTGATGGTGGGTATTGAAATTGAGATGACGGATAACTGGAATCGCCGTTACCGCGAGAATATGCTGCGGCTGAAAAGCGGGAATTTGTTGGAAGTGTCAAAAGTGGTCAAGGGCTTGATGGCGCGGGAAGCGCGAACGAAATTGTCCGATGCTGAGCGCAAAATGATGATGAGCGCCAAGAATATATTAATCAGTGAATTAGTGTTAGCACTGGATTGCAGTTATGAAGTTGTGGAAGAGCGTGTGGTTGCTGCGCTGGCATAA
- the efp gene encoding elongation factor P, producing MISAGDFRNGTTFEMDGNVMQIIDFQHVKPGKGAAFVRAKVRNVINGGVIERTFNPNEKFENAFVERKEMQYLYSDGDLYYFMDNESYEQIPINKSVLDDNFQFVKENMECKVLSYKGSVFGVEPPLFVDLKAISTEPAVRGDTTGNVLKACTMETGAIVKVPLFIEEGEMLRIDTRTGEYMERSKL from the coding sequence ATGATTAGTGCAGGCGATTTTCGCAACGGTACCACTTTTGAAATGGATGGCAACGTCATGCAAATTATCGACTTCCAGCATGTCAAGCCCGGCAAAGGCGCGGCATTCGTACGTGCCAAGGTGCGCAATGTTATCAATGGTGGCGTCATTGAGCGTACATTCAATCCTAACGAAAAATTTGAAAATGCATTTGTCGAGCGCAAAGAGATGCAATACCTGTACAGCGACGGCGATTTATATTATTTCATGGACAACGAGAGCTACGAGCAAATCCCCATCAACAAAAGCGTACTTGATGACAACTTCCAATTCGTCAAGGAAAATATGGAGTGCAAAGTGCTGTCCTACAAAGGTAGCGTGTTCGGCGTAGAACCGCCGCTGTTTGTTGACCTAAAAGCTATTTCAACCGAACCCGCTGTACGCGGCGACACCACCGGCAATGTGCTGAAAGCGTGCACAATGGAAACAGGCGCGATTGTTAAAGTGCCGCTCTTCATCGAAGAGGGAGAAATGTTGCGTATTGACACACGCACCGGCGAATACATGGAGCGCTCTAAACTATAA
- the nadA gene encoding quinolinate synthase NadA — MTTLQDAVSRLKTEKNAMILAHLYQDLAVQSVADVVGDSFEMARQAALSPADLLIVCGVTFMAESAKILSPDKTVLLPRYDAGCIMADMITPSDVLALRAQYPNAAVMCYVNTSAAVKAVCDVCCTSSSAVKIAKKLDADTIIFVPDRNLGGYVAAQVPEKQFVFFDGCCPIHDDVPLERVHAIRARYPDACLLAHPECKPEVAAAADYVGSTSQMINRVLEGKEQTYIVGTEVTIAELLRERAPEKTIYALSPMMVCSNMRKTTVEDVLHALENEVHLICLSEEEMTGAKASLEKMIELGK, encoded by the coding sequence ATGACGACTTTACAAGATGCTGTTTCTCGCCTAAAAACTGAGAAAAACGCCATGATTTTGGCGCATTTATACCAAGACCTAGCTGTGCAATCCGTAGCTGATGTTGTTGGCGACAGCTTTGAGATGGCGCGTCAGGCAGCGCTTTCGCCGGCTGATTTGCTGATCGTTTGCGGCGTGACATTCATGGCCGAAAGTGCTAAAATCCTCAGTCCAGACAAAACAGTACTCCTCCCCCGCTATGATGCCGGATGCATTATGGCGGATATGATTACGCCATCGGATGTGCTGGCCTTGCGGGCGCAATACCCTAATGCCGCCGTGATGTGTTACGTCAACACCTCAGCGGCAGTCAAAGCAGTGTGCGATGTGTGCTGTACCTCATCGTCAGCAGTCAAGATTGCAAAAAAACTGGACGCCGACACAATTATTTTCGTTCCGGACCGCAATTTGGGCGGTTATGTCGCCGCGCAAGTGCCGGAGAAACAATTTGTGTTTTTTGACGGTTGTTGCCCCATCCACGATGACGTGCCGCTCGAGCGCGTCCACGCCATCCGTGCGCGTTACCCCGATGCTTGCTTGCTGGCGCACCCCGAATGTAAGCCCGAAGTTGCCGCCGCCGCCGACTATGTTGGCAGCACATCACAGATGATAAACCGTGTGTTGGAGGGCAAAGAACAGACTTATATTGTCGGCACAGAAGTCACCATCGCCGAATTGCTCCGCGAACGTGCGCCTGAAAAGACCATCTATGCGCTCTCGCCCATGATGGTTTGCTCCAATATGCGCAAAACAACCGTGGAAGACGTGCTGCACGCATTGGAAAACGAAGTGCATCTAATATGCTTATCCGAAGAGGAAATGACAGGGGCAAAGGCCTCATTAGAGAAGATGATAGAATTGGGGAAGTGA
- the nadB gene encoding L-aspartate oxidase yields the protein MRRFILPPELISVPPGGVIATDVLIAGAGLAGLYAALQLDPSLQCIMLTKEGVQSSNSWLAQGGIAAAIDTKNDDADVHMHDTMEAGAGLCDPDAVRVLVDEGPSDIDTLCAMNVPFDLDEEGGLSITREGGHTRRRVVHAGGDATGRETVKVLTSLIEACPNLEFMQHAFLLDILTDEHNAVCGAMVYNDDYIRIDAPIIIISTGGAGQMFHNTTNPSVATGDGLAAALRAGAKTQHMELVQFHPTALYTPGDKAHTPSSSRFLISEALRGEGAILTDAMGIRFMPDFHPNAELAPRDVVSRAIKQTMERTNFPHVYLDITSRGRGYCETRFPTIARHCAKLGYNLSVEPIPVVPAQHYMIGGIATDLQARTNIEGLYACGEVANVGVHGANRLASNSMLECLVFSRRAAQDIDSLPRPITRGACNIDSAPESPPTHQMPKSAAVMKRAIRDICEQNAGITRTKAGLTRGCHQIDGIVKQLDRAKLHDKATWECYNMAITAQQVLHSALARRKSVGVHYRVD from the coding sequence TTGCGCCGATTCATTTTGCCGCCCGAGCTGATTAGTGTGCCGCCGGGCGGCGTTATTGCAACTGATGTCCTTATTGCCGGAGCAGGCTTGGCAGGACTATATGCCGCATTGCAGCTCGACCCGTCTTTGCAGTGCATTATGCTAACCAAAGAAGGCGTGCAATCAAGCAACTCTTGGCTGGCACAAGGCGGTATCGCCGCTGCTATCGACACAAAAAACGACGATGCCGATGTGCATATGCATGACACGATGGAAGCCGGCGCGGGGCTATGCGACCCTGATGCCGTGCGCGTTTTGGTCGATGAAGGCCCGTCCGACATCGACACACTTTGCGCCATGAATGTGCCGTTTGATCTCGATGAGGAAGGCGGTTTATCCATCACGCGTGAAGGCGGACACACGCGCCGCCGCGTCGTACACGCAGGTGGTGACGCAACGGGGCGCGAAACGGTTAAGGTCTTGACATCACTCATCGAGGCTTGCCCAAATCTCGAATTTATGCAACACGCCTTTCTGCTCGACATACTGACAGATGAGCACAATGCTGTCTGCGGCGCAATGGTCTATAACGACGATTATATTCGCATTGACGCACCGATTATCATTATCAGCACCGGTGGTGCAGGGCAAATGTTTCATAACACCACAAATCCGTCTGTGGCAACGGGTGACGGGCTTGCCGCCGCATTGCGAGCAGGCGCGAAAACACAGCATATGGAGCTGGTGCAATTTCACCCCACTGCACTATACACACCCGGCGACAAAGCACACACACCATCAAGCAGCCGCTTCTTAATCTCTGAAGCATTGCGCGGCGAAGGTGCAATCCTTACCGATGCCATGGGCATCCGTTTTATGCCCGACTTTCACCCCAATGCCGAGCTTGCGCCGCGCGATGTCGTCAGCCGCGCCATCAAGCAAACCATGGAGCGTACAAACTTTCCGCATGTCTATCTCGACATCACCTCACGCGGACGCGGCTATTGCGAAACAAGGTTTCCAACCATTGCGCGGCATTGCGCTAAGCTGGGCTATAATTTGAGCGTTGAGCCTATCCCTGTTGTGCCGGCACAACATTATATGATTGGCGGCATTGCCACCGATTTGCAGGCCCGAACAAACATTGAGGGATTATATGCCTGTGGCGAAGTTGCCAATGTCGGTGTGCATGGTGCAAATCGTTTGGCCTCTAACTCCATGCTCGAATGCCTTGTTTTTTCCCGCCGCGCCGCACAAGATATTGATAGCTTGCCCCGCCCCATTACACGGGGAGCGTGCAATATTGATAGCGCACCGGAGTCGCCCCCTACACATCAAATGCCAAAATCTGCCGCCGTGATGAAACGCGCCATCCGCGACATTTGCGAACAAAACGCCGGCATCACACGCACTAAGGCCGGACTAACACGCGGTTGCCATCAAATCGACGGCATTGTCAAACAGCTCGACCGCGCAAAGTTACATGACAAAGCGACGTGGGAATGTTACAATATGGCTATCACGGCACAGCAAGTCTTGCATAGTGCATTGGCACGGCGTAAGAGCGTTGGCGTACATTATCGGGTTGATTAG
- a CDS encoding NUDIX hydrolase, translated as MNDYIKEMRKQIGNTPLLCIGCGAIVENECGEVLLQKRIDDGTWGTPGGTMNFNETFIETANREVQEETGLIIKDLSLFGIYSGKSSVVEYPNGDVCFGGHIVFKTTTYSGTLLACPAESAELNFFAKDNLPPNLHPFHAIWIEQWRKGGNTPAFVE; from the coding sequence ATGAACGACTACATCAAAGAAATGCGAAAACAAATTGGTAACACGCCGCTTTTATGCATCGGTTGCGGCGCGATTGTCGAGAATGAGTGCGGCGAAGTTTTGCTTCAAAAGAGAATCGATGACGGTACATGGGGAACACCCGGTGGCACAATGAATTTTAATGAAACTTTTATTGAAACCGCTAACCGCGAAGTGCAAGAAGAAACGGGGCTGATCATCAAAGACCTGTCGTTGTTCGGCATATACTCAGGCAAAAGTAGCGTTGTTGAATATCCAAACGGCGATGTTTGCTTTGGCGGTCATATTGTTTTCAAGACAACTACATACAGCGGAACGCTTCTCGCCTGCCCGGCCGAAAGCGCAGAATTAAATTTTTTTGCCAAAGATAACCTCCCTCCAAACCTCCATCCATTCCATGCCATCTGGATAGAACAATGGCGCAAAGGCGGCAACACCCCCGCCTTTGTCGAATAG
- the nadC gene encoding carboxylating nicotinate-nucleotide diphosphorylase, whose product MKLNNFTIDPILLNALREDIGHGDITTESCIPVNTTACGQFVVKASGILCGADVAARAFGLLDESVIFTARYNDGDTVKTGDILATVAGPARAILTGERVALNLLQRMSGIATMTARLQALMPLADDGRPHCNVVDTRKTTPGLRVLEKYSVRIGGGGNHRFNLSDAVLIKDNHITTAGGIAQAVAAVRANMPHTAKVEVEAATLDQVQQALDCYADIIMLDNMDSFIMRKAVALIDGRAIVEASGNMGEKDLTEVAATGVDVISVGALTHSVQALDISLLLEVE is encoded by the coding sequence ATGAAACTCAATAACTTCACCATTGACCCTATCCTGCTCAACGCCTTGCGCGAAGACATCGGGCATGGCGACATCACGACCGAAAGCTGTATTCCTGTCAATACAACGGCATGCGGTCAATTTGTCGTCAAAGCAAGCGGCATTCTCTGCGGGGCAGATGTTGCCGCGCGGGCGTTTGGGTTGCTCGATGAGTCTGTTATATTCACTGCGCGCTACAACGATGGCGATACTGTCAAAACAGGCGACATTCTCGCAACCGTTGCAGGTCCTGCAAGGGCAATTTTAACAGGCGAACGCGTTGCACTCAACCTCCTGCAACGCATGTCGGGCATTGCGACCATGACGGCAAGACTACAGGCCCTCATGCCTCTCGCAGACGACGGTCGCCCTCATTGTAACGTCGTTGATACACGCAAGACGACGCCCGGGCTGCGTGTGCTAGAAAAATACAGCGTGCGCATAGGTGGTGGCGGCAACCATCGTTTTAATTTATCCGATGCCGTGCTGATTAAAGACAACCATATCACGACGGCAGGTGGCATCGCACAGGCTGTTGCAGCGGTGCGAGCAAACATGCCACACACAGCAAAGGTAGAAGTTGAAGCGGCAACACTCGACCAAGTGCAGCAAGCGTTAGACTGCTACGCCGACATTATCATGCTCGACAACATGGACAGCTTCATCATGCGTAAAGCTGTTGCATTGATTGATGGGCGTGCTATTGTCGAAGCATCAGGCAACATGGGCGAAAAAGATTTAACCGAAGTCGCCGCGACAGGCGTAGATGTCATCAGCGTCGGCGCGTTGACGCATAGTGTGCAGGCGTTGGATATTTCGTTGTTATTGGAGGTAGAATAA
- a CDS encoding histidine phosphatase family protein — protein sequence MTCYLVRHGQDDETVRGDWSDAGLTGEGKRQAKGLADYIVENKYELRIERLFSSDLPRAVETARFISIALNLEIEPIPEFRETNNGVLAGMSNDIANEKYPGLFWSTLDWNEEYPQGESPHIFYERVKVAWENFSKTIRERNKNVLLVTHQGVINVICSLIDGSIYSNKMEMSKAEYTAIIPLSYSDNAWVRK from the coding sequence ATGACTTGTTATTTAGTAAGACATGGACAAGATGATGAAACTGTACGCGGCGACTGGAGCGATGCAGGTTTAACTGGTGAGGGAAAACGACAAGCAAAGGGTTTAGCTGATTATATTGTCGAAAATAAATACGAGCTAAGAATCGAAAGATTGTTTTCAAGTGACTTGCCAAGAGCCGTAGAAACTGCAAGGTTCATTTCAATAGCACTAAACTTAGAAATCGAGCCAATCCCCGAATTCCGCGAGACAAATAATGGTGTACTTGCGGGTATGTCTAACGATATTGCAAACGAAAAATATCCTGGTTTGTTTTGGAGTACGCTAGACTGGAATGAAGAGTATCCGCAAGGCGAAAGCCCTCACATTTTTTACGAGCGCGTCAAAGTAGCATGGGAGAACTTTTCCAAAACCATCCGAGAGCGAAATAAAAATGTACTGCTTGTCACTCATCAAGGTGTAATAAATGTTATATGTTCACTCATTGATGGTTCGATATATTCAAATAAAATGGAAATGTCAAAAGCAGAATACACTGCAATAATCCCGCTAAGTTACAGCGATAATGCTTGGGTGAGGAAGTAA
- a CDS encoding recombinase family protein gives MRQSTEITALYVRLSRDDEQQGDSNSIANQKAMLEKYAKDNQFRDMQVFVDDGYTGTNFDRPGWNALMEQVEMGAVKTVIVKDMSHLGRDYLKVGFYTEVAFPEKGVRFIAVNNGIDSANQQDSDFTPFLNIINEWYAKDTSKKIRAVMKNKGESGQYLTTIPPYGYMKDPDNSKRWVVDDEAAKVVQRIFALCLDGYGPSKIARILNEDGIKSPSENHWATTTVAKILERKEYLGHTVNFKTSRISYKNKKKLDNPTDKHMVFENTHEPIVDLDTWEKVQELRKRKLRPARTGKTNMFSGIAHCADCGAKLYYCTSKNFESRQDHFVCSNSRSKGKEICGTHFIRAVVLEEMVLWHLQTVTDFVRQYEDEFRNRVNAMRSADLKKELATKRKQITQGEKRISELSKLFKRLYEDFVAEKLTETRFQDLSTNYETGQAELQAKLGQWQVDFEQQEQRGNDVDRFVDKCKKYTDIAELTPTILNELVHKVFVEAPDKSSGKRRQSLHISYDLVGVFPALETCTTQEKSADVA, from the coding sequence ATGAGGCAGTCTACCGAAATCACCGCTTTGTATGTTCGTTTGTCGCGTGACGATGAACAGCAGGGCGACAGCAACAGCATTGCAAATCAAAAAGCGATGCTCGAAAAATACGCAAAAGATAATCAGTTTCGCGACATGCAAGTATTTGTTGACGATGGCTACACAGGTACAAACTTTGACCGTCCGGGTTGGAATGCCCTGATGGAGCAAGTTGAGATGGGTGCAGTGAAAACCGTCATCGTCAAGGACATGAGCCATCTTGGGCGCGATTATTTGAAAGTGGGATTTTATACGGAAGTCGCATTTCCGGAGAAAGGCGTTCGGTTTATCGCGGTCAACAACGGCATCGACAGCGCGAATCAACAAGACAGCGATTTTACGCCGTTTTTGAACATCATCAACGAGTGGTATGCCAAAGATACGAGCAAGAAAATCCGTGCCGTGATGAAAAACAAAGGCGAATCGGGGCAATATCTTACGACCATTCCGCCGTATGGTTACATGAAAGACCCCGATAATTCCAAACGTTGGGTTGTAGACGATGAAGCGGCAAAAGTTGTTCAACGGATTTTTGCCCTGTGTCTTGACGGCTACGGACCCTCGAAAATAGCCCGAATACTGAACGAAGATGGAATAAAGTCACCGAGTGAAAATCATTGGGCAACGACCACAGTTGCAAAGATTTTAGAGCGCAAAGAATATCTCGGTCATACTGTCAACTTCAAAACCTCGCGTATATCGTACAAAAACAAGAAAAAACTCGACAATCCAACCGATAAACACATGGTTTTCGAGAATACGCACGAGCCAATCGTTGACCTCGATACTTGGGAAAAGGTGCAGGAACTGCGAAAACGCAAACTCCGTCCGGCGAGAACAGGCAAAACAAATATGTTTTCGGGCATCGCTCATTGTGCCGATTGCGGCGCGAAGTTGTATTATTGCACGAGCAAAAACTTCGAGTCACGGCAAGACCATTTCGTCTGCTCGAATTCTCGCTCAAAGGGCAAAGAAATTTGCGGCACGCACTTTATTCGAGCCGTGGTTTTGGAAGAAATGGTGCTGTGGCACTTGCAAACTGTAACCGATTTTGTGAGGCAATACGAGGACGAATTTCGCAATCGTGTGAATGCCATGCGATCTGCGGATTTGAAAAAAGAACTAGCTACCAAGCGCAAACAAATCACGCAGGGCGAAAAGCGGATTTCCGAACTTTCCAAGCTGTTTAAGCGTTTGTATGAGGATTTTGTTGCCGAAAAACTCACCGAAACACGGTTTCAAGATTTATCTACCAACTATGAAACAGGACAAGCCGAACTGCAAGCAAAACTGGGACAATGGCAGGTTGACTTCGAACAGCAGGAGCAGCGCGGCAACGATGTTGACAGGTTTGTAGACAAGTGCAAAAAGTATACTGATATTGCTGAACTCACGCCAACGATTTTGAACGAATTGGTGCATAAAGTGTTTGTCGAGGCTCCCGACAAATCCAGCGGCAAACGGCGGCAGAGCCTGCACATCAGCTATGATTTGGTGGGCGTGTTTCCGGCACTGGAAACTTGCACCACACAAGAAAAATCCGCAGATGTAGCGTAA